Below is a window of Coregonus clupeaformis isolate EN_2021a chromosome 15, ASM2061545v1, whole genome shotgun sequence DNA.
CTGTATATCTGGACGTTTGGTGTCAACATGCAGGAGGCTGCTGTGGAAGACCTAATTCAATACAGGAACCTGGGAGAGTTCTTTAGACGGAAACTCAAACCGGCTGTCCGGCCCGTGTGCGACTCGCACTGCGTggtaagtgtgtgtatgtacgtgcaTGCATGTTCACACGTACAGTATATGTGaactgtctgtctatgtgtgtgtgaacAGTGCGTGTGAATTTGAACTACTCTTCCTGCTCCATGTTTGATCAGAGTTCTCTCTACTGCCAATTAACCCAGCCCGATCAGTCTGGCTCTTATACACATAGAGAAGTAGATCCCTGGCTAAAGCCGTAAATGCCTGTGTGCATTTCAGATCAGCCCAGCAGATGGGAAGATCCTGCACTTTGGGCGGGTGCGGAACTGTGAGGTGGAGCAAGTCAAAGGAGTCACCTACTCTCTGGAGACCTTCTTGGGACCCCACACTTGGGCTGAGGCCATCAACAGTACCATCAAGCCATCAAGTGAATACCTCTACCCTTTCCCCCTCATTGTCTAATGCACAATCCCAATTTGACCCTTAATCCCCTACCTCCTTTAGACTTGTTGATCTCTAAGGATTGGGTGGGTAGATGTATAACTTATGTTATGTACCTAATAGGCCCATCTTGCCCCCAGTCATTTTCTTATAATATTAGACCCATCTAATCCTTTGTTTTGTCTAGCACAGAGACTAGGGGTCATTTAGGATTGGTTTGTATGACACACCTTACACACCCTGCCTGCTGACCATaacggtgtgtgtatgtgtgttttcccAGATGAAAAGGACCCCAGCTCGTTTCAGGACCTGCTGGTGACTAAAGAGGGGAATGAGCTGTTTCACTGTGTGGTGTACCTGGCTCCAGGAGACTACCACTGCTTCCACTCCCCCACAGACTGGAGGGTGGCCCACAGAAGACACTTCCCTGGTCAGTACGCTGTTAGGACTGTGCTACACATCATAATTCCCCTATACTAACACCAGAATTACTCCACTACGGTAGGATGATGCTAGGACAATCCCAGGATgtccaggacacacacacacacacacacacacacatcataatcATGCTACATACTCAGACTCGCCATGCCACACCTTACACACTCACTCCTATCTGATCTAAAATAGCACAGTCCTAAAAtcatattttgtatatatatatggtACTGCTTGCAGTGTTTGTATTATACCTGATGTTTTGTGTCTGTATAGCTGTGTATTTACCTCCTGCTCCCGGTCTGTGTCCCTCCCAGGCTCTCTGATGTCAGTGAACCCTGGCGTGGCCCGCTGGATCAAAGAACTGTTCTGCCATAACGAGAGGGTGGTGCTGAGCGGAGAGTGGACGCACGGCTTCTTCTCCCTCACAGCCGTAGGGGCCACCAACGTGGGCTCCATACGCATCTACTTTGACAAGGTTAGTTAGAGCTACAGCCCACTTAGGGTGGATGTTTACTAGTCTGACctatagacattaaaaccagtagaTGGTGATATTGCAGACGTCATCCACGTATTCCTATGGAAATTCCGATGCCGCATTAGTATTTGAATTTGAAGCCCGCCATATTGCCGACTGGCACAAAAAAATCACTAAGGATCATGGTGAAAGTTGCCGTAAATAGCAAAGGATCATGGTTGATGTAGTCGTTGTCATCCTGCCTAAGAGACACGCAAAGAGCATGCATGAGGGCGAGAGCCTCCTCGTAGCCTGCCGGCCCGTGATTGGTCTGTGTCAGCACATGGTCCTGTGTGACGACAAATGTAGTAGTCAGAATGGATCACTATTTTAACATAATATCTTGATTTGAAGTGAACTTTAAAAGAATTCACCTTGGGGATCGAACTTAATCATAATAAACCAATTTTAGAGGCCAAAACAGACGTAAAAATAAATCATAGTTTGGCCGTTCTGGCGATCGTAATTTACATAGACTTTCTAGGGCAGACCAGGGCTTTTGGCATCACTAGGTAGCTACGCAGTAGCCGACCAGCAGAGCTCATGACTTCATGCTCCAGACCGGACACTGGGGGCCTGGTCTGAGCCTATTCTGGTACTGTGCCATAgtattcactcactcactcatccaGTTCGCGCCGTCTAGCTCATAGAACAGCAACGAAAGCTCTCCACGTCAGAGTATTTAGGGACCTTGGTATTGTCCATACGTAGAGGAAGTTCTGAATGAGAGCAACAAAGTTAGTGGtcccacaatttttttttttaaacatgtacGTATTGCCACAACAATTATATACTATTGACAAGCAGTGTAATAATAGTGTACGTACACATTTTTTAACTAGCTTTAGATGTATTACTGATGGTGATCTCTTTCTCTGATAGTGTGAGGACAGAGACAAAGATCACCTGCTTAACCTAATTATTAGGACAACAGTACATACAGGAGAAATAATGCTAACTTAAGAGAGGTTCTGACCCCTTGTCACTCTGACCCCTTATTACACTTCTCACAGTGAGCTTTCGCTCCCTCTGCTTCCTGTCCCACTTACCTGTACGTCAGGCCATTTCCTTAAACTGCCGACACACACACCGGATAGGCCTATTTAATCTCTCCACTCTGTGTTTAAACTGACTGATGTCCCATAGGAGCCATATACTTCCATTGATTAGACCAGAGACTTAGGATGACGTGGTCGTTTTAATATGTAGGTGAGGGGGTTAACTGTAAGCCAACACCATCACCTGCTGTGGGTTTGGCTGTCATTAAGAAGAGCCTGATCAGGAAGGGGGGAGGCggtgggagtggggaggagaggggagacgaggaggggagaggaaagcgGGGGGAGGGGAAATGAGAAAGATGAAATGGGGAGAGGAAAAGCGAGGAGGGCGCCAGTGGCACAAGCTGTTCCCAACCAGACTGTCAACAACATAACAGGAGGATATGACCTCATTCAGTGGCTATCATGCTGCTCATCGTCTAATGGGGCTTAGTCCAATTCAACTATTCTCCTCAAATGTTTTACACATCACATGGATGGACACTGGATTTATGGGACAGTTATGAGATATCCCTTAAGGGTTGGTTGGAGCAGGGTGAATGCAACATCAGggctgtgggtttgattcccccaTGGGTCACGTGTACTTAATATATGCGTGACTAAGTTGCTTTACATCAAATCTATTGGATTTATCTAGTACCTTTCCACCAGATGCTGAAAACACTTGACATTGTATGTATTGGATCATTATTATAATGTATTTACTAAACTgaatcctttctctctctctctctgtgtctgtctatctctctctgtctgtatctctctctctctgtctgtatctgtgtctgtctgtctctctctctctctctgtgtctctctatctctctctgtctgtatctctctctgtctgtatctgtgtctgtctgtctgtctctctctctgtgtctgtctgtctctgtgtctctctctgtgtctctctgtctctctctctgtctgtctgtctctctctctctctctctctctctgtgtgtctgtctgtctctgtgtctgtctctgtgtctgtctctgtgtctgtctctgtgtctgtctctgtgtctgtctctgtgtctgtctctgtgtctgtctctgtgtctgtctctgtgtgtctgtctctgtgtgtctgtctctgtctgtctgtctctgtctgtctgtctgtctctgtgtgtctctctctgtcttgctctctgtctctgtgtctctctctctctgtctctctctgtgtctaggaGCTGCGCACTAACAGCCCACGCTACAGCAAAGGCTCGTACAACGACTTCAGCTACTTGTCCAACAACAACCAGGAGGGCGTGAGCATGAGGAAAGGGGAGCACCTGGGAGAGTTCAACCTGGGCTCCACCATCGTCCTGCTCTTCGAGGCTCCGCACGACTTCACCTTCAACCTGAAGGCCGGCCAGAAGATCCGCTACGGAGAACCCCTTGGGACTATGTGAGCCAAGATGGCCAACCATAGACACTTTCAGGGGGAAACAGACTAAACTAAAATAAACTGATGGACATGCTAACGTGTGTACAGATCTGAGCGGAGGTGCACAGgctgacttacacacacacacacacacacacacacacacacacacacacaactcacgcATTGTACTGTACATCGAAATTGAGACGTACGGCTAGTATACGACACACTGATGGACTTACAGCAAAAACTCACAAGTCACCACTGTTGCATTACTACTAAGGGGGTCTCCCCATTTCATTGACTAGAGTTTCTATTAACAATTTACTTAATTTGTCAGTTGGACAGTTGATTACAACTAGTGTACATACCTAGACCAGCAAAAGCAAGATAGTTTACGCAATTAGTTACATTTACGTTCCATAAGAATAATGACAgcttttaatcttttttttttttttggggggggggtaattTCTACCTATATTGCCTTTTGTCAAGGGTATCCTCTTCAACTAGGAGTTCCTCCTGAGGTTTCAGACATAAGCAGCAAGACACTAGCCTGATTACAGATCTGGCTAGTGCTGTGTAGCCCAACTCATATGGCCATTGGCTATAcatcacaaacagatctgggaccagtctagCGAGACACATCCACACATACAGGTAACCCCTGTCACACACAGCCTCTATCATGTGGACAGACTTCCCTATACTatgtacagtatacacacacctACAGTACACACACCACGAAGAAGGAATGTACCAGAGACCACATACACAGCTACCCTCTTCCTTCTCtactttccctccctccttcattctGATACTGAatgccttcctcctctcctttggTCTCTCCCTCTTCTGCCATCCCCAGAGAAGGTGCTTGTGTTGGGGGTGAGTCTGTGGACTCTTCCCTCCCCCGTCCCTGTCATGGAGGTACAGACTGGCACCACTCCTCCCAGTCAGACGagtctgggtcgtattcattaggcacctgCCAGAAGAAAACGGGCTGAATACCTGGACTTGGTCCAATAAGAACCGCTTATTTTCCGAAaccaaacattttgctacggtgtgcccaaATAAATACAACCCTGTTGTAGTAAGCCCATGATGTATGAACTCTGCCATCCCAGCAATGCATTATTAATCATCATTAGAGTGGTAGCTAGTagcgctgcctgcctgcctgcctgatgcCAATTATTGCTGTTGTTTTACCGTAGGTGATGCCTAAtgggcagtgcttgacttgggcctGAGCTGCCCGGAGGCCTTACCGGCACTTCTAAAGTTTGGGGAATTTCGTACCAGCTCCTCTATAAAACAAAGTAGCCTATCACCTAGATTCACACACCGAGCCAAAAAAGTTTGATCAAAGCGGAATGAAGGAAGGATCTGCATTGAATAGCAATGGCTATTGGGCATTCATTTTCTGATTCAGCTTTGTTCAAGTTTATTTACCACTAGTCTGTGAATCTGTGCTTGACAGTAGGAAGTCAGTTGAAGATTGTGCAGATTGAAAATGAGCCAGCCTGAATGTGCATGAAGAGCTATTGCCAAATGAGGGTTTGTCAAATTTAGGTTTGTAAGGTCATGAAAAGGCATGGAAATGTATTTCATGATTTTTGTTAATGTAATTCATTAAGGACCACTTAAATATTATCAATCACTTAAAAATCGACATATCAGCCATAATTGgaatgactgtgtctgtgtgtgccagtgtgtgtgggccagaggagagagagcgtgacATTTCCGCAGCAGGTATAATAATGACAGAataacgctttgaacacaccgactgcgtcattACAGTTTGGTActccagaagtacattcatttccaatggaacgctgtgtttgccacgcagcgttccattggaaatgaatgtacttctggtgtaccaaaacgcaatgacgcagtcggtgtgttcaaagcgtaaCTAAATAGCCTTATAATAATGACAGAATAACTAAATAGCCAATTCAAAACCCAATTTATAGCAGTTATCTCGATTAGCAAACTAAGCGTTTAATGTTGTTGTCGCCTTCTTTCCACCGGCACTAAATAAATCTGCACCGTTAAAAAAACGTGGATTCCCCTGTATTAAACAGTAGCCATGTAATTGCGACAACAACAAGGGGGGGGTGCGctaagtgccttgatcaagggcacaatggcaggaGATGGAAGGTCTACATGGGATCAGACACAGCAGTCTTCCAGTGTTAATAATGCTTACTTTTTCATGTAGGCTATAATAATAGTCATGAACATTTTGGTTAAAAGTCATAGAGAAGTAATGGCAAATGTGTATGAACCCTTAAAATAATCAGAGGTCTCTATAGCATACCATTTGTGAATTTCAGTTAACATAATTTAATGGATGGACTTGGAAAAATACAGCTCCTGCACTACTTTCattccaagtcaagcactgttaACGGGTATCTACACTGAGGGGGTTCATACCAGTTGAATGTCTTCTAATGGAGTTCAATTGTAGTGTTACAATTTAGCATGCCAGGTTAACTCTCACTCACATGGCACTTAAATTCCTAAATGACTGCTAAACGGGGTATGTCACATTGAGTACACATTGTTTAACATATGATAATTAAGTGAGATGATTGATGATGACGTGTGTTAATCTAACCCAATCCATTAATGGCCTAAATCCTGACGCATTCCTCAATGGAGCCATACCTTTCTATGCTAATATACAGCCCTCTGACCATCATTCCAAAAACTAACCCATGCCATTGTGCAGCACTGGTGGCAGGATCATGAGAGAGAATGTGCAAACTGGTACTGGCAATTTATACTTTTTGTCTTCTACTGTTCAGTTGAATTGGAATAAGTTGTTAAACTGGAAGTTATCTGCCTGTGACAGTATTAAATAAGTTAAACTTTTGTTAAGACTGTAAAGCTTAAGTTATGCTGATATCGATACAAACTATGGATGATGCACTTACCGTATAATGATTGTGACACCCTTGGCAGAATGTTCAGATACCCAGGGCTGAGCTGTTTTAAAGCTATATTTGTTTTCTGTAGTTCTGTTTCAGTTTTCTAGTAGTGCCAAAAATGCAAAGTATTTTTGGGGTTTTAGTTTTTCGATGTatttttaaaatgtgttttgCTTTGAACAAATGTAAACATTGTGGTGCTTTttgtgttgctgctgctggattAATGCTCTGCATGAGGGGGTAGAGACCTCATCTGACTCTGACCCCTCAGTAAAGGAACTCTGAACTTTTAACTTTAGTGTAGGAGGAGCGGGGGTCACAGACGTGACAGACCGGGAAGATGCCGGTGACACAAACTCCCCTTGACTACATCGTCGTTCCACAAAAAGTGTTGCATACAGAAACCAAATGCCAGGTTCTGGCCTGGCCACTGCCTGTTGCACACTTGTTTTTATAAGTACATTGTAATATACTTGAAACATGTGACTCATTCAACGCTGCATAGATTTTAACCTAAAAAAGAGTTTGAAAAGCAAGAAAACATCTCTAATAAATGTTTGCGTTttcttaaaatgtgtgtgtgtgtgtttgtgtgtgtgcacgtgacaACATATGTACTACACACATTATAGGGTTAGAGTTGACCTCCCCGAGGAGTGATTTGATTGGAGCACAAGAAGGAAAAATGTCACAAAGGTCATATTTGGTAATGGGGGCAATCCCCTGCTATGTAAATTAGCTTAAGGTAGAAGTTAGCctaaaccacagatctaggatcagattcccCTACCCCCATTCCTAATGTTGATAGTAAGGATGAAGGCATATCTGACAGTGTGGTGAAGCAACTTAATCTAAGCTCTCGCTCCTTGTGCTACTGCCTCTCCCTGGTGGTGAAATTAGGGTACTGCACTGACCTATGGGGGAAAATGCAATGTGTGTCTACATGGTTATGAGCTCAAAATAATTTGAGGCCAATTCTGAAAGTGAAAAACGACTCAATTATATGTAGGCTAACAGCATAAATGCACAAAAGGTACCACGCCTTAGTAACTGTAAAGTGAATAGCGTTGAAGAGGAAAACCACTTGAGGGAAACATAAGGTCATGGAATTATCTTACAAAAGCATgacgtgtgtgtgagcgtgcccATGCGTGTGTGTTTACCAATGATTTATATAAACCCTTGATTGCCacgtattggccaatgagaggcttcgAAACCACCGATCGGCCATATTGGTACTCCCCATtatgagcagtcctccataggaatgaatggaattctacagtatttcaattaaatggaCCAAATTAcatatttaagtatttttgttgatgtagtggggacagtaacattaatctgtaaaacatatacttaaatacaaaaataaatgtagaccTTAATAACTGCATt
It encodes the following:
- the LOC121582628 gene encoding phosphatidylserine decarboxylase proenzyme, mitochondrial isoform X6: MSRPALRLRSWPLSFLYYFLTFRALKPLAKVGWRPTSRVALYKTIPTRLLSRAWGRLNQVELPTWLRKPVYSLYIWTFGVNMQEAAVEDLIQYRNLGEFFRRKLKPAVRPVCDSHCVISPADGKILHFGRVRNCEVEQVKGVTYSLETFLGPHTWAEAINSTIKPSNEKDPSSFQDLLVTKEGNELFHCVVYLAPGDYHCFHSPTDWRVAHRRHFPGSLMSVNPGVARWIKELFCHNERVVLSGEWTHGFFSLTAVGATNVGSIRIYFDKELRTNSPRYSKGSYNDFSYLSNNNQEGVSMRKGEHLGEFNLGSTIVLLFEAPHDFTFNLKAGQKIRYGEPLGTM
- the LOC121582628 gene encoding phosphatidylserine decarboxylase proenzyme, mitochondrial isoform X2; amino-acid sequence: MTRIHCACSHLVLSGQACGAGRQTWRGRARERHEGNKERLLRLQFPQLALRRRLGQLSCMSRPALRLRSWPLSFLYYFLTFRALKPLAKVGWRPTSRVALYKTIPTRLLSRAWGRLNQVELPTWLRKPVYSLYIWTFGVNMQEAAVEDLIQYRNLGEFFRRKLKPAVRPVCDSHCVISPADGKILHFGRVRNCEVEQVKGVTYSLETFLGPHTWAEAINSTIKPSNEKDPSSFQDLLVTKEGNELFHCVVYLAPGDYHCFHSPTDWRVAHRRHFPGSLMSVNPGVARWIKELFCHNERVVLSGEWTHGFFSLTAVGATNVGSIRIYFDKELRTNSPRYSKGSYNDFSYLSNNNQEGVSMRKGEHLGEFNLGSTIVLLFEAPHDFTFNLKAGQKIRYGEPLGTM
- the LOC121582628 gene encoding phosphatidylserine decarboxylase proenzyme, mitochondrial isoform X5, whose protein sequence is MFKLYFTMAETKAYDRLWLQFPQLALRRRLGQLSCMSRPALRLRSWPLSFLYYFLTFRALKPLAKVGWRPTSRVALYKTIPTRLLSRAWGRLNQVELPTWLRKPVYSLYIWTFGVNMQEAAVEDLIQYRNLGEFFRRKLKPAVRPVCDSHCVISPADGKILHFGRVRNCEVEQVKGVTYSLETFLGPHTWAEAINSTIKPSNEKDPSSFQDLLVTKEGNELFHCVVYLAPGDYHCFHSPTDWRVAHRRHFPGSLMSVNPGVARWIKELFCHNERVVLSGEWTHGFFSLTAVGATNVGSIRIYFDKELRTNSPRYSKGSYNDFSYLSNNNQEGVSMRKGEHLGEFNLGSTIVLLFEAPHDFTFNLKAGQKIRYGEPLGTM
- the LOC121582628 gene encoding phosphatidylserine decarboxylase proenzyme, mitochondrial isoform X1; the encoded protein is MVRCCKSLHSPPSCYNLHRVRVDVRRLRPISSAGEQGGVSGGNSSGQVAQVLSHRNRFRLQFPQLALRRRLGQLSCMSRPALRLRSWPLSFLYYFLTFRALKPLAKVGWRPTSRVALYKTIPTRLLSRAWGRLNQVELPTWLRKPVYSLYIWTFGVNMQEAAVEDLIQYRNLGEFFRRKLKPAVRPVCDSHCVISPADGKILHFGRVRNCEVEQVKGVTYSLETFLGPHTWAEAINSTIKPSNEKDPSSFQDLLVTKEGNELFHCVVYLAPGDYHCFHSPTDWRVAHRRHFPGSLMSVNPGVARWIKELFCHNERVVLSGEWTHGFFSLTAVGATNVGSIRIYFDKELRTNSPRYSKGSYNDFSYLSNNNQEGVSMRKGEHLGEFNLGSTIVLLFEAPHDFTFNLKAGQKIRYGEPLGTM
- the LOC121582628 gene encoding phosphatidylserine decarboxylase proenzyme, mitochondrial isoform X4 → MCQSRSLQRAAARSSGKWLQFPQLALRRRLGQLSCMSRPALRLRSWPLSFLYYFLTFRALKPLAKVGWRPTSRVALYKTIPTRLLSRAWGRLNQVELPTWLRKPVYSLYIWTFGVNMQEAAVEDLIQYRNLGEFFRRKLKPAVRPVCDSHCVISPADGKILHFGRVRNCEVEQVKGVTYSLETFLGPHTWAEAINSTIKPSNEKDPSSFQDLLVTKEGNELFHCVVYLAPGDYHCFHSPTDWRVAHRRHFPGSLMSVNPGVARWIKELFCHNERVVLSGEWTHGFFSLTAVGATNVGSIRIYFDKELRTNSPRYSKGSYNDFSYLSNNNQEGVSMRKGEHLGEFNLGSTIVLLFEAPHDFTFNLKAGQKIRYGEPLGTM
- the LOC121582628 gene encoding phosphatidylserine decarboxylase proenzyme, mitochondrial isoform X3, with amino-acid sequence MAASLGKVCCNQLTLTARRIGSGWLLFRVQRARQSQQGPWRSFSSASLGLQARIRPFPLLIATGGGYMGYDQYGRYKDRELTKIGIEVPPRIANETQVALYKTIPTRLLSRAWGRLNQVELPTWLRKPVYSLYIWTFGVNMQEAAVEDLIQYRNLGEFFRRKLKPAVRPVCDSHCVISPADGKILHFGRVRNCEVEQVKGVTYSLETFLGPHTWAEAINSTIKPSNEKDPSSFQDLLVTKEGNELFHCVVYLAPGDYHCFHSPTDWRVAHRRHFPGSLMSVNPGVARWIKELFCHNERVVLSGEWTHGFFSLTAVGATNVGSIRIYFDKELRTNSPRYSKGSYNDFSYLSNNNQEGVSMRKGEHLGEFNLGSTIVLLFEAPHDFTFNLKAGQKIRYGEPLGTM